One Camelina sativa cultivar DH55 chromosome 3, Cs, whole genome shotgun sequence genomic window carries:
- the LOC104776892 gene encoding dormancy-associated protein 1 isoform X1 (The sequence of the model RefSeq protein was modified relative to this genomic sequence to represent the inferred CDS: added 14 bases not found in genome assembly): MVLLEKLWEDVVAGPQPDRGLGRLRNKITTQPINIKEIGEGSSKVMHRSLTMPAAVSPGTPTTPTTPTTPRKDNVWRSVFNPGSNLATRAIGSNIFDKPTHPNSPSVYDWLYSGESRSQHR, encoded by the exons GAAGCTTTGGGAAGATGTGGTGGCTGGACCTCAGCCTGACCGTGGCCTTGGCCGCCTCCGTAATAAGATCACCACCCAACCCATTAATATCAAAG AAATAGGAGAAGGGAGTAGTAAGGTGATGCATAGGTCGTTGACTATGCCTGCGGCAGTGAGCCCCGGAACTCCAACGACTCCGACCACTCCAACAACGCCACGTAAGGATAACGTGTGGAGGAGCGTCTTTAATCCCGGAAGCAACCTTGCCACTAGAGCCATCGGCTCCAACATCTTCGATAAACCCACGCATCCAAATTCTCCATCCGTCTATGACTG GTTGTACAGCGGTGAGTCAAGGAGTCAGCACCGTTAG
- the LOC104776892 gene encoding dormancy-associated protein 1 isoform X2 (The sequence of the model RefSeq protein was modified relative to this genomic sequence to represent the inferred CDS: added 14 bases not found in genome assembly), with translation MVLLEKLWEDVVAGPQPDRGLGRLRNKITTQPINIKGEGSSKVMHRSLTMPAAVSPGTPTTPTTPTTPRKDNVWRSVFNPGSNLATRAIGSNIFDKPTHPNSPSVYDWLYSGESRSQHR, from the exons GAAGCTTTGGGAAGATGTGGTGGCTGGACCTCAGCCTGACCGTGGCCTTGGCCGCCTCCGTAATAAGATCACCACCCAACCCATTAATATCAAAG GAGAAGGGAGTAGTAAGGTGATGCATAGGTCGTTGACTATGCCTGCGGCAGTGAGCCCCGGAACTCCAACGACTCCGACCACTCCAACAACGCCACGTAAGGATAACGTGTGGAGGAGCGTCTTTAATCCCGGAAGCAACCTTGCCACTAGAGCCATCGGCTCCAACATCTTCGATAAACCCACGCATCCAAATTCTCCATCCGTCTATGACTG GTTGTACAGCGGTGAGTCAAGGAGTCAGCACCGTTAG
- the LOC109132261 gene encoding defensin-like protein 153: MNKPSQVSLTVLLIFSFLVLVTEVEGKPCVRRSFNKNNTCSFTKCDARCVRLHKGYGDCRHGERPTDKPGTLRCYCTYPC; encoded by the exons ATGAACAAACCATCTCAAGTCTCGTTAACCGTTCTActtatcttttcctttcttgtgttag TAACAGAAGTTGAAGGAAAACCATGTGTCAGGcgttcttttaataaaaataacacaTGTTCATTCACAAAATGTGATGCTAGGTGTGTGCGGTTACATAAAGGCTATGGTGACTGCCGTCATGGTGAGAGACCAACAGACAAACCAGGAACATTAAGGTGTTACTGCACTTATCCTTGTTGA